The genomic DNA TGTCAGTGAGAACTTAACTCTGTTGTGAATCAACCCTCAACCagtttctcatctctctccctctctgcagcaaagcacctcttCTGAGGAAGATTCAGAAAGCTCCcagagtgatgatgatgatgatgaggagaggGGCTCATCCCAGAGGGCTGCGGGGCACACCATAGAGCTGGACCAAACAGACCTGAACCTCCGGCACAAACACAAGCCACTCAAAAGGTGGGTGGTCTGACCCGCTGTGCGTGGGCGAGCTAAAACACAGCTCCTGTTTATTGGAATCACAAAAATATTTTAGCAATTGAGTTATTTATTAAGGGATGATTTCTTGTAGAAATGTCTAAAAGTTCACGCCATCGGTTTAGTAATCTCATAACGATGGAGATGGAATTGAAACCGAAGCATGTGCCAATTATGCATACAAAGATTATATTTAGAACTTCCCTTTTGACTGGTAAAGATGACCACAGTTGGCTTTTGGGAGTCTGGCGCGGTGGCCTGTGATTGACTCTTCTGTGTCCCTGCAGAGAACGTCCTACCTCACCCAGCACAGAGGAGGCCATTCAAGGCATGCTGTCCATGGCTGGCCTGCTGTGCCCCTCCAAGCCAGACGAGGCCGCCACTTCCCAGGAGCCGTGGTGGTCCAGCCCGAGCCGAGGCTCGCCGGAGCGCCGAGAGCAGCACCAGCGTCGTGTGGCGGGGGACAAGAGCCCCATGGACAGCCAGGGCAACAGCAGCAGCGAGGCCTGGGACAATCGGGGGCCCCTCTCCCTTGGGGCCCTGAGCCAAGAAGCCAGCCCAGAGGCCGACAACTACCAGTACTGTGATCCCTcaatgtctccccctctccacccctccaaaAGACACGCCTCCAACTCCCCTCCCGTCAGCAACCAGGCCACGAAAGGTACGCAACCAACTATTTTCTTCTTTCCATTTGTCTAGTAATTAGTTAATGTTCTCAGGGATTGGATGCTACTGTGACACAACTCTCTCTTCATTCAGCACGTCAACCATTCATGTGGGGTTTGGGTTTTGTTTTTCAGGCAAGCGGCCCAAGAAAGGAATGGCCACGGCCAAGCAGAGACTGGGGAAGATTCTGAAGATGAACCGACACAATGGCGTCTTTGTATAGAGCTCTGAGGGCCACAGGCAAAGCTAAAGGAGGGGAACAGACCCCTGTCCTCAGACCCAGATTATTCTGTACATTTAGTCGACACCTTTTTGGCCTGGAGAAATCACTGCCTGGGGAAAGGGCCCATCTGAGAGACTTGTTGTTGTCAGACACACAAACGAACAGGCTTACTGTGCATGCTTAGGACCACAGGGTATTGGATTCACATGAGCAAGCTACCAATCAAGCGCACAGCTTCACTGCAAGCACTCTAAAACGTAATGGAGAAGATGGGGGGGAGCATGTTGATTACTCAACTTCAGGGAAACTTAGAGAGAGTTCCAGTGGGCATTAATGTGCCATGGGGAAGTGTTAGATGTCTGGATGAGGTAGGAATGAGGTCTACAGTACATCGCAACATTGAAGACAAATCTTCAGCCAATGTTAATGACACACGTAAGCCAATGAAGGCTGCGTGATGTCCCACCATCTGCGTCTCCCAGCGCTGCCTTCCTTGAACATCTGCAGCACTATGAACTGGATGAGACCCAGGACAAGATGGAAGTTGGGATAGACACGCTGGCTTTCCACAGACTGGCATTGGCCCACCTGGCGCCGTGTCAGGGCTCTCTCTAGCAGGGTCCTTTTTGGCCCTGAGGGAAGAAAGTGCTAAGCTAATTTTTCGAAATGGTGCTTAATGTTTGTACGTCCTCCATGCTCCCAACTCCCCTTATCTCAATCACACCAGCAATAATGACGTTGAGGCAGCACTCTCTTGGTTAGCATTCCCTGATACATTGTCAATCATCTATTTAAAGACGATTGCCAAATGTATCATTGCActgtttttgggggggggtaaaCCTGATGGGTTTTTAAAACTGTGACATTTTAACCTGTCTGCATTAGTTCATCATAAGTTTCTCTTTGAATTTCACATGCTTTAATGCTTGCTAGGTCATACGAAAGCCATACTCCACTATATAGAATCGAAATGATTTTGCTGTCCTCTGATGGTCAAAGGGAGACTAACACAGAGTGCTGCCTCAATAAGAAATGTTTTATAGTGTAAGTTGTTTACTTGGTTGAAAAACAACTTGTACAATATCCTGCTTAATTTATTTCAAGTTTTAAAAAAAGAAGTtattttaatgttatttttttatgGATTCTGAATTATGTATTTATTAATTGAGGTGAATGATGATTTTATTATATTTTGTCCGTAAACCTCAAATTTTCTTCGAAAGGGGTTTATTTTTATTCTCTCTTATGCTTATTGTATATGTGGTCATGATATATTGTGTAGGTCAGTAAGATAATTTCTAACTTAAACTTTTTTTCTCCACTTCTATTCTGTCCAAGTAGGGTTTCTTAACTTGATTTGAACCTATATATCTTCTGGTTTCCAAAGGTTAGTGGGGTTGTGTGTTAAGAGAATGGGTAATGCTGTGACTCCAAAAAGTTACCACCCCTATAGACAACGTCAAGTAGGCTAACAAATCTTTGGTGGTCCTTTTAATTTGAAGGGGGGGGGTGATATGGTATGATATGGTGCTGAAGTGAGTGTGTGATTTGATTTTGGAATTGTAGTTATTCACTCTCAGGGAATGATGCCACAGATATGACCTCTGATTTAATCACCAGCTACATTATGTACACTACTAAGGCAAGTTCTTCCAACCAGACTCCTGTTCCACTTCTTTCTCATCTAACTAAGCAGTTGTGCTTTTGAATTGACCAAGTTGAAGAAATCAACATCTCTATTTGGAGATGACCATCTATGCTCAAGCTCTGCCTAGCTACTTAACAAGTTTAACTCTACATCCAAGACATTCAAAATCTTCCTTTTGACAGACCCCCTCCCAAACACCACTTGTACCTGTTGAGCTAAATGCTTGTCCCGACATCCTTAGacaccctctctctagtctacagaGTATTTCACTAAATGACATCGACTTACTTAGTCACCAAGTAACTTTAATAGCACCCTTTGAACAGTATCTGACTTGAAAGCTGTGCTATGATTTAAACTTGCAGTGCACCAAACCTTGGTGTAATTGTGGTCTATCGCTCAGCCCTTAATGAGATTTCACCTAATGACTAAGATCACACTACTTTCATGTCTTCCCCTCCACAGAATAGTGTTGAATCCAATTGCCAGACATTTCCACCTTAACTCTTATTGCATGTTGAAGTCCTCACCACTCGTCTGTGTAATAATAAGCACAAGAGCTAGCCTGCAGGCAGGGTTTGTTATTAGCAGCAGTTCTCTCATTGTACAGTATTTACCGTAAACTCTTACATGCAAAtctatttgcatttttttttttccaTCAATGGTCATGTTTCTTCTCTCTGCATTAGTCCTTCAGATGGTTTGAACCATAAACACTGGCTTACTGTGACACTGTTACTTAATGCATTGACTGTTTCAGCATTTCAAAAGTGACCTGTAAATATAAAAATGAACTGATGcggttattgtttttttttatacaggAAACGACTAGAACTAGGAGTTATTATACACATTCAAAAACAGTCATTGAGTTCCATATGTACACACCCCAAAGATATGTTTTAGAATAAATTGAATTTTATTTGTCTATGTACAACAAAGCCTCTCGGGACACCCTTAACCTCCAGGTAGCGACCGGGCACACACACAAGGTCTAGAAATGCAAGAAAGAGATAAGTACTATTACAATATACTTATACAACATGCCACTGCTACAGTAAGGAACCTAATTGAAGTGGGCATATTAACTAACACATCTTGTTACAAAAGGGCTCTCGTGCATGAACAATCGCATTACTGTACTAACTGAATAAGCATTCCATTTCCCATCCTAACCAACAGTTTGTGTTCATCATGCAACAGATAATCATAATCTTTCATCAGAGGACAAGACATTCTCATTGACAAACATCCCTTGGATGCGTCACAGATCCTGTTGTGGAGAAGACTGATGTAGACAGGACAAAAGGCACACCTGGGGGTAGAGGACACATCATTCCTCATCGTCAGCTGGGATCCCCAGTTCCTCATCTGTCCATGCGGATGCATCAGGCCATGGGAAGTGACCCTGAGAGAAGAGGCATTATGGGGTTAAGTCTGCTTGACAGACACCAGCTTTGTCTCCATCCTTTACTCTATGAACTGCCAAAACTAGATCAGACAGGACATACCAGGCATAACTATGATTAGGAGCCTAATCTACATTTAACTCACCATTACTGCATCTGGGTCATGCCAGCAGTGCCACAGGATCCAGAACCACATGGCACTGCTGAGGAGCTCTGCTTGGAACGTCTGGCTCTTGGTGAGTTGTGGGAATTGCCTGTACTGGGCCTCTATGTGTGGTCCACCACCAGCTCTGAAAATTAACAGAAAACGAGAGCACTGAGGGTATCACTGTTTACACCCCATCACCGTATACCAGTATGATGTAGCTACGCTCTACACATTTGATTAAACCCAACAACCCAATGGGTTAACATCTGATCATGGCGCCTACCTCTGGACATCCGGTTGGTAGGCCTACTGTCAGACTGCTAGCTAGTTGGTTAACTTGTAATCTAGTTATAAGCTATAGCCAAACGTTACTGTTTAAAGCTAAGAAGACAGTAATATGTGTACAGCTGACGTGTGATTGATAATGTTTATTTAATTATGAAGGACGATGTTGAAGTCAACCTTTCGTCCTTAgcacatagctagctaacgtttatAACACCAGTAACGCTACTTACTTTCGGGTTACTATTTTCTGAGGTCCACGTGTAAGAAGCTGCGTCCCGGCCCTAAGGACACCCATGACCCTTCCTAAAGAAGACATAGTtgtttctctcttcccccagtGCTGTTTTCTCAAAATGTCGTTCCACCTTGACACAGAGGGCGACCAACCAACAACCAGCGCTATGATTGGTCGAGATGGAGGGTTGTTCAGGAAATGGATCGACTCGTGTCGCTACCACTTTTGCACACTAGATGGAGACAAAGCCCTTTATATACGTGTATATGTATATTAGGTAGTTACAGAAGTAGATTTTGTAAATGCATCTATGTATGAAACTCTTAAAAGGGAATCGTATAGCAAATATTTGGGAAATGTGTATTTAATTTTTCATATGAAAATGTAATGCTGGAAgcttgtgttgtgacatggtgaATTAATGCATACGTGCTTCTGTGCAACCTTTTAGAAACTGACAACTGAGAAGGGACGGTTGGTGGTCATGGCAGTCCTTCCTCTTGAGTAAAGGTTTTGTGTTGGAACGTCATGCACCTCCTTCCTTTAATGTTTATATGTCTTCCATGACATGGGTGAGTGGTGAATAGTAGTAGAAAATGCAGTGCATTTGTTTTGCATCCAGTATAGTAAATTAAGGTGGAGGGATATTATAGGACGGCAGTCAAGTTTAATTAAAAAATCAAGTGACAAAAGACAGGCATAACAGGTACAAATGGTTAATGAGCATTTAAATTACGAGAGCAGTTCTTCTCTTGGGTAATTGTGAAAAGTATTCGCCATTTACTGATTAATGAATCTGAGAACCGAGTGGGACAACATGGCGGACAGGCTCTAAGCTCCCTATCAACAGCTAAGCGGTTTGACAGTTGCTTTTTTTCTGGTGGAAACTTACAATATCAAATTTGCAACTAACTTCGCGTTCCATCAAATGTAATGTATCCAGCTGTAATCGAATTGTTACTTTAAAGTCCTGCAGAAAAGTTTCTTCCCTTTCAGGCCAATGTTCAGTTCAGCTTTTGTTT from Oncorhynchus tshawytscha isolate Ot180627B linkage group LG15, Otsh_v2.0, whole genome shotgun sequence includes the following:
- the LOC112267831 gene encoding NADH dehydrogenase [ubiquinone] 1 beta subcomplex subunit 2, mitochondrial; the encoded protein is MSSLGRVMGVLRAGTQLLTRGPQKIVTRKAGGGPHIEAQYRQFPQLTKSQTFQAELLSSAMWFWILWHCWHDPDAVMGHFPWPDASAWTDEELGIPADDEE